ACAATGGCGTTGAGCTGGTCGGCCACCGTGTTGAAATGGTCGACTTGGGCCATGGGATGCTTGATCGAGGCCAGTTCGCCCTTGATCTTCTGGATGCATTCGAACAGGCGCACGACTTCGACTTTCAGCGCATCGAGTTGCCTGTCGGTGTCCGCAGCCATCGCCTCGCCCTTCCCTTGCCGGCCCGGCCTCGTCCCCCGGCGGCATGATACACCGCCGGGGGATCGCCAGCCAGGGCCTACAGGTAGGAACGCGCCAGCTCCTCGGCGATCTGCACCGCGTTCAGCGCCGCGCCCTTGCGTAGGTTGTCGGCCACCACCCACAGGTTGAGGCCGTGCTTGACCGTGGGGTCGGCGCGCAGGCGGCTGACGTAGACCGCGTCCTCGCCGGCGCATTCGGCCTGGGTCACGTAGCCGCCGTCCGCGCGATGGTCGACCAAGCTTACGCCCTTGGCGGCCTTGAGGGCGGCACGGGCCTCCTCCGGCGAGATCGCCTTGGCGAACTCGACGTTGACCACCTCGGCGTGGCCGACGAACACCGGCACGCGAACGCAGGTGGCGGTGACGGCGATCCCGGGGTCGAGAATCTTCTGGGTCTCGACCACCATCTTCCATTCCTCCTTGGTGTTCCCGTCGTCCATGAACTTGTCGATGTGTGGGATACAATTGAAGGCGATCTGCTTGGTGAACTTCCTTTGATGCTTACCGGCCGGATCGTTCATGTAGATGCCGCGGGTCTGGTTGAACAACTCGTCCATGGCATCCTTGCCAGCGCCCGAGGTGGACTGGTAGGTGGCGACCACCACGCGCTTGATCTGAGCGATGTCGTGCAGGGGCTTCAGCGCCACCACCATCTGGATGGTGGAACAGTTGGGATTGGCGATGATGCCCTTCTTCTTGTAGCCGGCGATGGCGTCCGGATTGACCTCGGGCACCACCAAGGGCACATCCGGGTCCATGCGGAAGTGGGAGGTGTTGTCCACCACCACGGCGCCGGCCTTGGCCGCAAGCGGGCTGTACTCCGCGGAAACCGAGGCCCCCGGCGAGGACAGCACGATATCGATCCCCTTGAAGTCGAATTTGGCGAGATCCTTGACCTTCAGCACGTTGTCGCCGAAGGAGACCTCGCTGCCCACCGAGCGGTGGGACGCCAGCGCCACCACCTCGTCCACCGGGAATTTCCGGTCGGCGAGGATGGAAAGCATTTCGCGGCCGACGTTGCCCGTCGCGCCGACCACTGCGACCTTGTAGCCCATGTCTTCGTTCTCCTCAGTCTCTCCGGCCCGTCCGGGTGGCGATCCGGAGGCTGCCTGAAACGTAGACGGCCCGCGGATCGCTCCTGCGGGCCACCGGGTTGCTGAACTCGTGCCAGCGACGGCCGCCCGCGTCAGACGCGCGTGGTTTTCGTCGTGGTGGTGGTGGTCTTGGCGAAGAAAGCGGCCACCGCCGGGATACCATCCCCGCGCCCTGCGATCCGTCCGACGTGATGTCCGCGTGCGTCCATCGCCCGCTCCTTTCGCCGCGCGCAGCAATAGCGCGGCCAAACGGCGATTGCAAGGACCTTGGCGCCCTGGAACGCGGAACGGAACGCGCGCCGGCCGGTTCTCCGGCGGTCCCCTTTCTCAGGTCCCCACTTGCACTTGGTTGCGGCCGTTGCGCTTGGCTTGATAGAGCGCCTCGTCGGCACGCCGCACCAGGGCCTCCTCGTCCTCGGCCTGCAGGGGCGGGAAGGCGGTGACGCCGACGCTGATCGTCACCTTCAATTCCTGGTCGCCGTCCTTGACGATGGTGTCCTGGACGATATGGCGCAGGCGTTCGCCGATCTCGCGCACGTCCTTCAACGAGGCGCCGGGCATGATGGCGTAGAATTCCTCGCCGCCGTAGCGCACCAGGATGTCCCCCTCGCGGAAGGCGCGGCGCGCCGCTTCGGTCACCCGCACCAGCACCCGGTCGCCCACCAGGTGGCCGTAGGTGTCGTTGACCTTCTTGAAATGATCGATGTCGAAGATCAGGAGCCCCAGGTCGCCGCCCTGGCGCATGGCGCGGGTGAATTCCTCGCGCAGGCGGGTCTGGCCGAAGCGCCGGTTGTAGAGCCCGGTCATGGGATCGATGGCGGCCAAGCGCTGCAGGCGGTCGTGAGCCATGGAATTGTGCAGCGCCAGCCCCATGCCCTGGCCGAACAGGGCCAGCAGCCGCACGATGTCGGCGGCGAAGGTATGGGTGGTGGCAAGGATCGCCACCCCGAAGTTGACCTGGTTGTATTCGATGGGTACCACCAGGACCTCGCGCGGGCGGAAATCGGTCAGCGCCCCTTCCACGTGAACGTCGGGCGGCAGCTTCAGGTGCTGGGACTCGCCTAGCCGCAGGGCGCGCCGCACGTGATCGCTGCCCGCCAGGCTCTCGGTATCGCGGAGGCCATGGTTGGCCACCGTGCGCAGGTCGCCGTCGATTTCCGCTAGAATGGCGCCCGCCGCCGCGCCCGTGTGTTCCAGCAGCATGTCGAGCGCCGCCTGGGTCAGGGGATTGAAGTCCAGGTGGGACGACAGGGCCCGCGAAAAGGTGCGGACCGCGTTTTCCACCTCGCGGGCCCGCGTGAGGGTCGCCACCAGCTCGTTGAAGGAGCGCGCCGATTCGCCGATTTCGTCGTGGGAATCGACCGGGATCAGGCAGGTCTCGGTATCGCACTGGCTGGCGTCGCCGGTGAAGATGGCTTCGCGCAACGCCGTTTCCACCGTCCGCATGCGGGTCGACAGCAGGCGCAGGCGGGGCCGGAAGACCAAGTGGGCCAAGCCGAAATTCACCGCCCCCACCATCAGTCCGGCCACCAGGGTCGCGGCGAAGAACATGGGCGTCAGCGTCTGCTCGCGGGCGACGCCCAGCATCATGACGAAAAAGGGGAAGGCGATTCCGGCCACCAGGCCGAATCCGACCATCCAGATCGCAAGGTCCCGGAAGGCCTTGCGCGTCAAGCGCGGCAACATAACCGCAGTCTCCCTCGAACCAGCCCTGTTTCGGCGTATTGGTTGTTGTTGCCCGGATTATGCTTTGGGGTTTACCGGATGGCAACGGATTCCATGCAGACTTGCAAAGCCGGCGCGAGAGAACTACAGTCCGGCCCTGTTCAACGGACCCCCATCATGCGCGTTCTCCATCACCTTTGGCTGTCGCCCCACTGCCGCAAAGTGCGGCTCGTTCTACAGGAAAAGCGCCTGGAGTTCGAAATGCGCGTCGAGAACGTCTGGGACCG
This genomic interval from Magnetospirillum sp. WYHS-4 contains the following:
- a CDS encoding aspartate-semialdehyde dehydrogenase, whose product is MGYKVAVVGATGNVGREMLSILADRKFPVDEVVALASHRSVGSEVSFGDNVLKVKDLAKFDFKGIDIVLSSPGASVSAEYSPLAAKAGAVVVDNTSHFRMDPDVPLVVPEVNPDAIAGYKKKGIIANPNCSTIQMVVALKPLHDIAQIKRVVVATYQSTSGAGKDAMDELFNQTRGIYMNDPAGKHQRKFTKQIAFNCIPHIDKFMDDGNTKEEWKMVVETQKILDPGIAVTATCVRVPVFVGHAEVVNVEFAKAISPEEARAALKAAKGVSLVDHRADGGYVTQAECAGEDAVYVSRLRADPTVKHGLNLWVVADNLRKGAALNAVQIAEELARSYL
- a CDS encoding diguanylate cyclase — translated: MLPRLTRKAFRDLAIWMVGFGLVAGIAFPFFVMMLGVAREQTLTPMFFAATLVAGLMVGAVNFGLAHLVFRPRLRLLSTRMRTVETALREAIFTGDASQCDTETCLIPVDSHDEIGESARSFNELVATLTRAREVENAVRTFSRALSSHLDFNPLTQAALDMLLEHTGAAAGAILAEIDGDLRTVANHGLRDTESLAGSDHVRRALRLGESQHLKLPPDVHVEGALTDFRPREVLVVPIEYNQVNFGVAILATTHTFAADIVRLLALFGQGMGLALHNSMAHDRLQRLAAIDPMTGLYNRRFGQTRLREEFTRAMRQGGDLGLLIFDIDHFKKVNDTYGHLVGDRVLVRVTEAARRAFREGDILVRYGGEEFYAIMPGASLKDVREIGERLRHIVQDTIVKDGDQELKVTISVGVTAFPPLQAEDEEALVRRADEALYQAKRNGRNQVQVGT